One Halobaculum roseum DNA segment encodes these proteins:
- a CDS encoding DUF7692 domain-containing protein has product MRIRTDGNKSYRTRLYDRAARSWGVATRADAIDKSCRFSSQLIPALAEANSHPDMTDDLREVLSNPIIELTRTTRSEYSVILPNGKEITREQADIQPNK; this is encoded by the coding sequence GTGCGAATCCGCACCGACGGTAACAAATCGTATCGAACCCGGCTATACGACCGAGCGGCTAGATCGTGGGGAGTAGCGACCCGAGCGGATGCGATTGACAAGTCATGTCGGTTTTCTAGTCAACTAATCCCGGCGCTGGCGGAAGCGAATAGTCACCCGGACATGACCGACGACTTGCGTGAAGTGTTATCTAACCCGATCATCGAATTGACCAGAACGACCCGGTCTGAATATTCGGTGATTCTCCCCAACGGGAAAGAGATCACACGGGAACAAGCAGATATCCAACCAAACAAGTGA
- a CDS encoding NAD+ synthase: protein MSESVLLDEESTPLDLRLSDAELDRVHAHLTDFIADQVDAAGADGAVLGLSGGIDSTTVAYLAVDALGADSVRGLVMPGSVNTAENMSDAERVAEDLGIAYDVIEIEPIAEAFYDALPEAADEKMAESNVRVRVRAVCNYFAANADDRLVLGTGNRSEALTGYFTKYGDGAVDCNPLGNLYKQQVRQLAAHAGVPHDLVMKTPSAEMWTGQTDEEEMGLDYDTLDAVLALHVDGPLSTAATVRALDVTAEEIARVEELYESSKHKRAMPPAPAELSL from the coding sequence ATGAGCGAATCCGTCCTGTTGGACGAGGAATCGACCCCGTTGGACCTGCGCCTGTCCGACGCCGAACTCGACCGGGTACACGCGCACCTCACCGACTTCATCGCCGACCAGGTCGACGCCGCCGGCGCCGACGGGGCGGTGCTCGGGCTGTCGGGCGGGATCGACTCGACGACGGTCGCGTACCTCGCGGTCGACGCCCTCGGCGCCGACAGCGTTCGGGGCTTGGTGATGCCCGGGTCGGTGAACACCGCAGAGAACATGAGCGACGCCGAGCGCGTCGCCGAGGACCTCGGGATCGCCTACGACGTGATCGAGATCGAGCCCATCGCCGAGGCGTTCTACGACGCGCTCCCGGAGGCGGCCGACGAGAAAATGGCCGAGAGCAACGTCCGCGTTCGCGTGCGAGCCGTCTGCAACTACTTCGCCGCCAACGCCGACGACCGCCTCGTCCTCGGGACGGGCAACCGCAGCGAGGCGCTCACGGGCTACTTCACGAAGTACGGCGACGGCGCTGTCGACTGCAACCCGCTCGGGAACCTCTACAAACAGCAGGTCCGCCAGCTCGCGGCCCACGCCGGCGTCCCGCACGACCTGGTGATGAAGACGCCCTCGGCGGAGATGTGGACCGGCCAGACCGACGAGGAGGAGATGGGGCTCGACTACGACACCCTCGATGCAGTGCTCGCGCTCCACGTCGACGGCCCGCTGTCGACGGCCGCGACCGTCCGCGCGCTCGACGTGACCGCCGAGGAGATCGCCCGCGTCGAGGAGCTGTACGAGTCCTCGAAACACAAGCGCGCGATGCCGCCGGCGCCCGCCGAGTTGTCGCTGTAG